ACACGGGTTCGATTTCCGTTATTCACCCGCGCCGCAACCGGCTCAGCCGGCGGGCGGCGGGGCGGCGAATTGGCATCGAACACGTGCTGGCGGCCAATCTCGATGCAGCCTGGGTGATCCAGGCCGTGCGCCGGCCGATGCCCAATGCGGGGTTTGTGGACCGTTTCCTCGTCATGGCCGAATACAACCACCTCGTAGCCGGCATCGTGCTGAATAAAATCGACTTGATGGAGCCTGGGGATGAGGAGAGCCTGGCGACGTTTTCGGAGATCTACACGTCGATCGGGTACACGGTGCTGCGAACCAGCGCCGTGACAGGCGACGGGCTGGACGCGTTGCGGTCCGAATTGACGGGAAAGACCACGGTGATGACGGGGCCTTCGGGCGCCGGCAAGTCAACGCTCCTGAACGCTTTATCGCCCGGTTTGCAGCTGGTGACCGGTGCCGTGAGCGACCGAACGAACAAAGGTAAACACACCACTACCTTCCCC
Above is a window of Rhodothermales bacterium DNA encoding:
- the rsgA gene encoding ribosome small subunit-dependent GTPase A, with the translated sequence MEAEPRNTSQGLESEIVEGIVVRSTGSWHDVRVDGTIIPARIPGKFRLANKAATNPLAVGDRVSMQLNRDNTGSISVIHPRRNRLSRRAAGRRIGIEHVLAANLDAAWVIQAVRRPMPNAGFVDRFLVMAEYNHLVAGIVLNKIDLMEPGDEESLATFSEIYTSIGYTVLRTSAVTGDGLDALRSELTGKTTVMTGPSGAGKSTLLNALSPGLQLVTGAVSDRTNKGKHTTTFPSLHPLPGGGYVVDTPGIREYGLYDIEPDDLCHYFPEFEPYLDDCHFPNCTHDHEPSCAVRDAADTEQIHPSRYLSYLKMLDSLDGEDTGR